TAGCTTTCGCTCACGCTCTGTTACGCAAGGGATGGGGTGGAAGACCTAGGCGGGCATTAGTGAAACAGGCTTGGCAAAAATCAGGCGTCCGGCGGAGGTTTGCAAGGCACCCGTCACCATCACCGCAATCTCGCTACCAATAAAGGGCCGTCCCTCTTCGACGACAACCATCGTGCCGTCTTCGAGATAGCCCACGCCTTGAGCGGCTTCTTTGCCTTCCTTGAGAATCCGCAGGTCGAAGCGATCGCCCGGCAAATAGGTGGGGCGTAGGGTTTTAGCCAGGTCGTTGATGTTGAGTACCGTTACCTCTTGGATGCTGGCGACCCGATTGAGGTTGTAGTCCACCGTGAGTAATGGTGCTTGCAGGTCCTGTGCGAGGCGAACAAGCTTGGCATCAACGGTGCTGATGTCGTCGTAGTCGGCGCTGTTAATCGAGATGCGGTTAGCGTAGGTCTCGCGCAGGCGGTTGAGCACATCCAAGCCGCGCCGGCCCCGCGATCGCTTCTGGTCATTACTGGCATCGGCGAGTTGCTGCAACTCCTGCAAAACAAACTGCGGTACAATCAGCCGCCCTTCCAAAAAGCCCGTTTCAATCAGGGCTTCAATCCGCCCATCAATGATGCAACTGGTGTCGATCACTTTGCTGATTGCCGGTTTGAGCGTTCCTTCCGCTAGCAGGGCAGACTCAACGGAGCCCGGATTAACCAGCCGCAGTAGCGTACGGCCATGGGTATCGGCCAAGGTAATCCCCGACATGCCAAAGGCAATGCTGCCAATCACTGCTGCTAGGGGCTTGAGGAAAACAAACTCGGTTGGAATCGGCAGCAGGAAGACGGGCGTCAGGATCAGGTTGGCAATTACCAGACCGAGAATCAGCCCGACAGCTCGACTGATCAGTTGATCCGTGGGCATCTGCCGCGCTTGCAGCTGCAGTCGTCGGACGGTTGCTTGCGCCAAGAG
The sequence above is a segment of the Synechococcus elongatus PCC 11801 genome. Coding sequences within it:
- a CDS encoding PIN/TRAM domain-containing protein — translated: MLDALIILLFLITGAVTGFLGVDLLPERALQQVTDLEGLRFVVAGFTALFGGLFGLLAQATVRRLQLQARQMPTDQLISRAVGLILGLVIANLILTPVFLLPIPTEFVFLKPLAAVIGSIAFGMSGITLADTHGRTLLRLVNPGSVESALLAEGTLKPAISKVIDTSCIIDGRIEALIETGFLEGRLIVPQFVLQELQQLADASNDQKRSRGRRGLDVLNRLRETYANRISINSADYDDISTVDAKLVRLAQDLQAPLLTVDYNLNRVASIQEVTVLNINDLAKTLRPTYLPGDRFDLRILKEGKEAAQGVGYLEDGTMVVVEEGRPFIGSEIAVMVTGALQTSAGRLIFAKPVSLMPA